A genomic segment from Gossypium hirsutum isolate 1008001.06 chromosome D04, Gossypium_hirsutum_v2.1, whole genome shotgun sequence encodes:
- the LOC107899592 gene encoding protein BREAST CANCER SUSCEPTIBILITY 2 homolog B isoform X1 gives MSTWQIFSHAGTSFRWEASPPILPTKPADDPNGAPVPPLPSMADLLLQGCSKLIENGDGEFEKYPMFRTGLGKSVALKESSIAKALSILANDDAASTVTSSKLIPANNGCGSSLFQTGSGKMVNISSAGLVRAKTLLGLEHDNENHNFEGFQHPRRLPATNEPYDCQRFSHSGKKEDLQNYGVMDVTSEPRHMLNSRNGLVGGELGSENDSTPMHSKMFDSAPKPPPIKFHTAGGRSLSVSSDALKRARSLLGDPELGNIFGEMDQEVPPFTVYKEENFNDASLNKENCFFTSFPVSKDTSKDFTSPLKSSFKQTRSIFNSENLRFGSNLIEKFDAVESSSACASAINMPSPQNALNSINRLSEKNFATNNSLPSGSGSQTNLPRRSFGGPLADISNNIATSQTNNKQVMNEKRRIGRSSFVSPFKRPRCSKISAPWNNDVSLVANDDHTCCNRTVSTKYPFRVPRVYIKEYFAVPPSACSTLKCFPINGKQITPENAYEYLFKDETGFSRIGAEAFYDMLSHSGASVQHVSKEWVANHYKWIVWKLACYERCYPSKCAGKFLTVSNVLEELKYRYEREVNHGQRSAIKKILEGDASPSKMLVLCVSTIQSNSEPNMETNLEITNGTHYSGNAKVELTDGWYSINAVLDVLLSKQLAVGKLFVGQKLRIWGAGLCGWDGPVSPLEASSAISLALNMNGTFRAHWADRLGFCKGFRIPMAFRCIKGDGGPVPLTLVGVTRIYPVLYKERLRNGGSIVRSERMESRMVQKHNQRCSVLVDHVISEYQRGVNSSYIHNDSESEGAKILRILETSAEPEVLMAEMSPEQLTSFATYKSKLEATRQLEMEKSIEKALAEAGLNERDVVPFMRVRVVGLINRNYHGKGRPKEGIITIWNPTEKQESELVEGQAYVVSGLIPMNSDSEILYLQARGSTNKWQPLSPLAMESFEAFFFPRKSMKLSNLGEISLSSEFDIAAYVVYVGEVYTASHLKKQWVFVTDDSISDLQSDSLLAISFCSPSIDDDSFAPINSNLVGSMVGFCNLIKKPKDQMNHLWVAEATENSTYYLNFKPSISHLKSAGASVQAWAKASSSIIDELRKKVLFVIGNCEG, from the exons ATGTCTACGTGGCAGATTTTTTCTCATGCCGGAACAAGTTTTCGCTGGGAGGCTTCCCCTCCTATCCTACCGACTAAGCCTGCCGATGACCCGAACGGAGCTCCGGTTCCTCCACTCCCATCCATGGCCGATCTCCTGCTTCAAG GATGTTCGAAGCTTATTGAGAATGGAGATGGAGAATTCGAGAAATATCCGATGTTCAGAACCGGATTGGGGAAATCGGTGGCGTTGAAAGAATCTTCAATTGCAAAAGCATTATCTATCCTCGCCAACGACGACGCTGCCTCTACTGTTACTTCAA GCAAGCTGATTCCAGCGAACAATGGCTGCGGTAGCTCTCTTTTTCAAACAGGCTCTGGGAAAATGGTTAACATATCTTCAGCTGGTCTGGTCAGAGCTAAGACATTGTTGGGACTTGAACACGATAATGAGAATCACAATTTTGAAGGTTTTCAACATCCAAGGAGGTTACCTGCAACTAATGAACCTTATGACTGCCAAAGGTTTTCTCATTCAGGGAAGAAAGAAGATTTGCAAAATTATGGGGTTATGGATGTTACATCAGAACCAAGGCACATGTTAAACTCTAGGAATGGTTTAGTAGGAGGTGAACTAGGCAGTGAAAATGACTCAACTCCAATGCATTCCAAAATGTTTGATTCAGCTCCCAAGCCACCTCCAATCAAGTTTCATACTGCAGGTGGAAGATCATTGTCAGTTTCAAGTGATGCATTGAAGCGTGCAAGGAGTCTTCTTGGTGACCCAGAGCTAGGAAATATCTTCGGTGAAATGGATCAAGAGGTTCCACCATTTACAGTTTACAAGGAGGAAAATTTTAATGATGCTTCATTAAACAAGGAAAACTGTTTCTTTACTTCATTTCCTGTAAGTAAAGACACATCCAAGGATTTCACATCCCCACTGAAATCATCTTTCAAGCAAACAAGGTCCATATTCAATTCAGAAAATTTAAGGTTTGGGAGTAATTTGATTGAAAAATTTGATGCAGTTGAAAGTTCTAGTGCATGTGCATCGGCCATTAATATGCCTTCTCCACAGAATGCTTTGAATTCAATCAATAGGCTTTCTGAGAAAAATTTTGCAACTAACAATTCTTTGCCTAGCGGTTCTGGTTCACAGACTAATTTGCCTAGAAGGTCATTTGGTGGGCCATTGGCTGATATTTCAAATAACATTGCTACATCTCAAACAAATAACAAACAGGTTATGAATGAAAAGAGGAGAATTGGAAGATCAAGTTTTGTTTCTCCCTTCAAAAGACCCCGCTGTTCCAAGATCTCTGCTCCATGGAATAATGATGTTTCCTTGGTAGCAAATG ATGATCATACATGTTGCAATAGGACAGTTTCCACTAAATATCCTTTTCGAGTACCAAGAGTATATATAAAGGAATATTTTGCTGTGCCTCCTTCAGCCTGCAGCACG TTGAAGTGTTTCCCAATCAACGGTAAACAGATCACTCCAGAGAATGCTTATGAGTATTTATTTAAAGATGAAACTGGCTTCAGTCGAATTGGGGCAGAAGCTTTTTATGACATGTTGTCTCATTCTGGAGCTTCTGTGCAACACGTTTCTAAAGA GTGGGTCGCAAATCATTATAAGTGGATTGTTTGGAAACTTGCATGCTACGAGAGGTGCTATCCTTCCAAATGTGCTGGAAAATTTTTAACGGTCTCCAATGTACTTGAGGAATTAAAGTACAG ATATGAGAGGGAAGTCAATCATGGTCAGCGTTCTGCAATAAAGAAAATACTTGAAGGGGATGCTTCGCCTTCTAAAATGTTGGTGCTATGTGTTTCAACAATTCAATCAAATTCTGAACCAAATATGGAGACCAACCTAGAGATAACAAATGGAACTCATTATAGTGGCAATGCAAAAGTGGAACTAACAGATGGGTG GTACTCTATAAATGCTGTTTTGGATGTATTGCTATCAAAGCAGCTTGCTGTTGGAAAATTGTTTGTGGGACAGAAGCTTCGg ATATGGGGAGCAGGACTTTGTGGCTGGGATGGGCCAGTTTCACCCCTTGAG GCGTCCAGTGCAATTAGTTTAGCTTTGAACATGAACGGGACGTTTAGAGCTCACTGGGCTGATCGACTTGGATTTT GTAAAGGTTTTCGTATTCCTATGGCATTTAGGTGTATCAAGGGTGACGGGGGTCCAGTCCCTTTGACTTTAGTTGGAGTCACTCGGATATACCCTGTTCTCTACAAGGAGAG GTTGAGAAATGGGGGATCAATTGTTAGATCTGAGAGGATGGAGAGTAGAATGGTGCAAAAGCACAATCAAAG GTGCTCAGTTCTGGTTGATCATGTTATATCTGAGTACCAAAGAGGGGTCAACAGTTCTTATATCCATAATGACAGTGAGAGTGAAGGAGCAAAAATCTTAAGGATTCTTGAGACATCTGCTGAGCCAGAAGTCCTTATGGCAGAAATGAGCCCGGAGCAACTAACTTCCTTTGCTACATATAAATCAAAACTTGAG GCTACTAGGCAGTTAGAGATGGAGAAATCAATTGAGAAAGCTCTGGCGGAGGCTGGATTAAATGAGCGAGATGTTGTTCCATTCATGAGGGTTAGAGTTGTTGGATTAATTAATAGGAATTATCATGGAAAGGGAAGACCTAAAGAAGGAATAATAACCATTTGGAATCCAACAGAAAAGCAG GAAAGTGAGCTGGTTGAGGGACAGGCATATGTCGTTTCTGGACTTATACCAATGAACTCAGATTCGGAAATCCTTTACTTACAAGCCCGAGGATCTACCAACAAATGGCAGCCCCTATCTCCCCTGGCAATGGAAAGTTTTGA GGCATTTTTCTTCCCACGGAAGTCGATGAAGTTGTCAAATTTAGGTGAAATTTCTCTTTCCAG TGAGTTTGACATTGCTGCATATGTTGTGTATGTGGGAGAAGTCTATACAGCTTCTCATCTGAAGAAACAGTGGGTGTTTGTGACAGATGATTCTATTTCCGATTTACAGTCAGATTCTTTACTTGCCATCAGTTTTTGCTCACCATCCATTGATGATGACTCGTTTGCACCAATCAACTCTAACTTAGTGGGATCCATG GTAGGCTTCTGTAACCTTATTAAGAAACCAAAGGATCAAATGAATCATCTCTGGGTTGCTGAAGCAACAGAAAATTCtacatattatttaaattttaaaccctCAATTTCTCACCTCAAAAGTGCCGGCGCTTCTGTTCAGGCATGGGCAAAGGCCTCTAGCTCG ATTATTGACGAACTCCGCAAGAAGGTTTTATTTGTAATTGGCAATTGTGAAGGCTAG
- the LOC107899592 gene encoding protein BREAST CANCER SUSCEPTIBILITY 2 homolog B isoform X2 → MFRTGLGKSVALKESSIAKALSILANDDAASTVTSSKLIPANNGCGSSLFQTGSGKMVNISSAGLVRAKTLLGLEHDNENHNFEGFQHPRRLPATNEPYDCQRFSHSGKKEDLQNYGVMDVTSEPRHMLNSRNGLVGGELGSENDSTPMHSKMFDSAPKPPPIKFHTAGGRSLSVSSDALKRARSLLGDPELGNIFGEMDQEVPPFTVYKEENFNDASLNKENCFFTSFPVSKDTSKDFTSPLKSSFKQTRSIFNSENLRFGSNLIEKFDAVESSSACASAINMPSPQNALNSINRLSEKNFATNNSLPSGSGSQTNLPRRSFGGPLADISNNIATSQTNNKQVMNEKRRIGRSSFVSPFKRPRCSKISAPWNNDVSLVANDDHTCCNRTVSTKYPFRVPRVYIKEYFAVPPSACSTLKCFPINGKQITPENAYEYLFKDETGFSRIGAEAFYDMLSHSGASVQHVSKEWVANHYKWIVWKLACYERCYPSKCAGKFLTVSNVLEELKYRYEREVNHGQRSAIKKILEGDASPSKMLVLCVSTIQSNSEPNMETNLEITNGTHYSGNAKVELTDGWYSINAVLDVLLSKQLAVGKLFVGQKLRIWGAGLCGWDGPVSPLEASSAISLALNMNGTFRAHWADRLGFCKGFRIPMAFRCIKGDGGPVPLTLVGVTRIYPVLYKERLRNGGSIVRSERMESRMVQKHNQRCSVLVDHVISEYQRGVNSSYIHNDSESEGAKILRILETSAEPEVLMAEMSPEQLTSFATYKSKLEATRQLEMEKSIEKALAEAGLNERDVVPFMRVRVVGLINRNYHGKGRPKEGIITIWNPTEKQESELVEGQAYVVSGLIPMNSDSEILYLQARGSTNKWQPLSPLAMESFEAFFFPRKSMKLSNLGEISLSSEFDIAAYVVYVGEVYTASHLKKQWVFVTDDSISDLQSDSLLAISFCSPSIDDDSFAPINSNLVGSMVGFCNLIKKPKDQMNHLWVAEATENSTYYLNFKPSISHLKSAGASVQAWAKASSSIIDELRKKVLFVIGNCEG, encoded by the exons ATGTTCAGAACCGGATTGGGGAAATCGGTGGCGTTGAAAGAATCTTCAATTGCAAAAGCATTATCTATCCTCGCCAACGACGACGCTGCCTCTACTGTTACTTCAA GCAAGCTGATTCCAGCGAACAATGGCTGCGGTAGCTCTCTTTTTCAAACAGGCTCTGGGAAAATGGTTAACATATCTTCAGCTGGTCTGGTCAGAGCTAAGACATTGTTGGGACTTGAACACGATAATGAGAATCACAATTTTGAAGGTTTTCAACATCCAAGGAGGTTACCTGCAACTAATGAACCTTATGACTGCCAAAGGTTTTCTCATTCAGGGAAGAAAGAAGATTTGCAAAATTATGGGGTTATGGATGTTACATCAGAACCAAGGCACATGTTAAACTCTAGGAATGGTTTAGTAGGAGGTGAACTAGGCAGTGAAAATGACTCAACTCCAATGCATTCCAAAATGTTTGATTCAGCTCCCAAGCCACCTCCAATCAAGTTTCATACTGCAGGTGGAAGATCATTGTCAGTTTCAAGTGATGCATTGAAGCGTGCAAGGAGTCTTCTTGGTGACCCAGAGCTAGGAAATATCTTCGGTGAAATGGATCAAGAGGTTCCACCATTTACAGTTTACAAGGAGGAAAATTTTAATGATGCTTCATTAAACAAGGAAAACTGTTTCTTTACTTCATTTCCTGTAAGTAAAGACACATCCAAGGATTTCACATCCCCACTGAAATCATCTTTCAAGCAAACAAGGTCCATATTCAATTCAGAAAATTTAAGGTTTGGGAGTAATTTGATTGAAAAATTTGATGCAGTTGAAAGTTCTAGTGCATGTGCATCGGCCATTAATATGCCTTCTCCACAGAATGCTTTGAATTCAATCAATAGGCTTTCTGAGAAAAATTTTGCAACTAACAATTCTTTGCCTAGCGGTTCTGGTTCACAGACTAATTTGCCTAGAAGGTCATTTGGTGGGCCATTGGCTGATATTTCAAATAACATTGCTACATCTCAAACAAATAACAAACAGGTTATGAATGAAAAGAGGAGAATTGGAAGATCAAGTTTTGTTTCTCCCTTCAAAAGACCCCGCTGTTCCAAGATCTCTGCTCCATGGAATAATGATGTTTCCTTGGTAGCAAATG ATGATCATACATGTTGCAATAGGACAGTTTCCACTAAATATCCTTTTCGAGTACCAAGAGTATATATAAAGGAATATTTTGCTGTGCCTCCTTCAGCCTGCAGCACG TTGAAGTGTTTCCCAATCAACGGTAAACAGATCACTCCAGAGAATGCTTATGAGTATTTATTTAAAGATGAAACTGGCTTCAGTCGAATTGGGGCAGAAGCTTTTTATGACATGTTGTCTCATTCTGGAGCTTCTGTGCAACACGTTTCTAAAGA GTGGGTCGCAAATCATTATAAGTGGATTGTTTGGAAACTTGCATGCTACGAGAGGTGCTATCCTTCCAAATGTGCTGGAAAATTTTTAACGGTCTCCAATGTACTTGAGGAATTAAAGTACAG ATATGAGAGGGAAGTCAATCATGGTCAGCGTTCTGCAATAAAGAAAATACTTGAAGGGGATGCTTCGCCTTCTAAAATGTTGGTGCTATGTGTTTCAACAATTCAATCAAATTCTGAACCAAATATGGAGACCAACCTAGAGATAACAAATGGAACTCATTATAGTGGCAATGCAAAAGTGGAACTAACAGATGGGTG GTACTCTATAAATGCTGTTTTGGATGTATTGCTATCAAAGCAGCTTGCTGTTGGAAAATTGTTTGTGGGACAGAAGCTTCGg ATATGGGGAGCAGGACTTTGTGGCTGGGATGGGCCAGTTTCACCCCTTGAG GCGTCCAGTGCAATTAGTTTAGCTTTGAACATGAACGGGACGTTTAGAGCTCACTGGGCTGATCGACTTGGATTTT GTAAAGGTTTTCGTATTCCTATGGCATTTAGGTGTATCAAGGGTGACGGGGGTCCAGTCCCTTTGACTTTAGTTGGAGTCACTCGGATATACCCTGTTCTCTACAAGGAGAG GTTGAGAAATGGGGGATCAATTGTTAGATCTGAGAGGATGGAGAGTAGAATGGTGCAAAAGCACAATCAAAG GTGCTCAGTTCTGGTTGATCATGTTATATCTGAGTACCAAAGAGGGGTCAACAGTTCTTATATCCATAATGACAGTGAGAGTGAAGGAGCAAAAATCTTAAGGATTCTTGAGACATCTGCTGAGCCAGAAGTCCTTATGGCAGAAATGAGCCCGGAGCAACTAACTTCCTTTGCTACATATAAATCAAAACTTGAG GCTACTAGGCAGTTAGAGATGGAGAAATCAATTGAGAAAGCTCTGGCGGAGGCTGGATTAAATGAGCGAGATGTTGTTCCATTCATGAGGGTTAGAGTTGTTGGATTAATTAATAGGAATTATCATGGAAAGGGAAGACCTAAAGAAGGAATAATAACCATTTGGAATCCAACAGAAAAGCAG GAAAGTGAGCTGGTTGAGGGACAGGCATATGTCGTTTCTGGACTTATACCAATGAACTCAGATTCGGAAATCCTTTACTTACAAGCCCGAGGATCTACCAACAAATGGCAGCCCCTATCTCCCCTGGCAATGGAAAGTTTTGA GGCATTTTTCTTCCCACGGAAGTCGATGAAGTTGTCAAATTTAGGTGAAATTTCTCTTTCCAG TGAGTTTGACATTGCTGCATATGTTGTGTATGTGGGAGAAGTCTATACAGCTTCTCATCTGAAGAAACAGTGGGTGTTTGTGACAGATGATTCTATTTCCGATTTACAGTCAGATTCTTTACTTGCCATCAGTTTTTGCTCACCATCCATTGATGATGACTCGTTTGCACCAATCAACTCTAACTTAGTGGGATCCATG GTAGGCTTCTGTAACCTTATTAAGAAACCAAAGGATCAAATGAATCATCTCTGGGTTGCTGAAGCAACAGAAAATTCtacatattatttaaattttaaaccctCAATTTCTCACCTCAAAAGTGCCGGCGCTTCTGTTCAGGCATGGGCAAAGGCCTCTAGCTCG ATTATTGACGAACTCCGCAAGAAGGTTTTATTTGTAATTGGCAATTGTGAAGGCTAG
- the LOC107899592 gene encoding protein BREAST CANCER SUSCEPTIBILITY 2 homolog B isoform X3, which translates to MSTWQIFSHAGTSFRWEASPPILPTKPADDPNGAPVPPLPSMADLLLQGCSKLIENGDGEFEKYPMFRTGLGKSVALKESSIAKALSILANDDAASTVTSSKLIPANNGCGSSLFQTGSGKMVNISSAGLVRAKTLLGLEHDNENHNFEGFQHPRRLPATNEPYDCQRFSHSGKKEDLQNYGVMDVTSEPRHMLNSRNGLVGGELGSENDSTPMHSKMFDSAPKPPPIKFHTAGGRSLSVSSDALKRARSLLGDPELGNIFGEMDQEVPPFTVYKEENFNDASLNKENCFFTSFPVSKDTSKDFTSPLKSSFKQTRSIFNSENLRFGSNLIEKFDAVESSSACASAINMPSPQNALNSINRLSEKNFATNNSLPSGSGSQTNLPRRSFGGPLADISNNIATSQTNNKQVMNEKRRIGRSSFVSPFKRPRCSKISAPWNNDVSLVANDDHTCCNRTVSTKYPFRVPRVYIKEYFAVPPSACSTLKCFPINGKQITPENAYEYLFKDETGFSRIGAEAFYDMLSHSGASVQHVSKEWVANHYKWIVWKLACYERCYPSKCAGKFLTVSNVLEELKYRYEREVNHGQRSAIKKILEGDASPSKMLVLCVSTIQSNSEPNMETNLEITNGTHYSGNAKVELTDGWYSINAVLDVLLSKQLAVGKLFVGQKLRIWGAGLCGWDGPVSPLEASSAISLALNMNGTFRAHWADRLGFCKGFRIPMAFRCIKGDGGPVPLTLVGVTRIYPVLYKERLRNGGSIVRSERMESRMVQKHNQRCSVLVDHVISEYQRGVNSSYIHNDSESEGAKILRILETSAEPEVLMAEMSPEQLTSFATYKSKLEATRQLEMEKSIEKALAEAGLNERDVVPFMRVRVVGLINRNYHGKGRPKEGIITIWNPTEKQIHMAETGK; encoded by the exons ATGTCTACGTGGCAGATTTTTTCTCATGCCGGAACAAGTTTTCGCTGGGAGGCTTCCCCTCCTATCCTACCGACTAAGCCTGCCGATGACCCGAACGGAGCTCCGGTTCCTCCACTCCCATCCATGGCCGATCTCCTGCTTCAAG GATGTTCGAAGCTTATTGAGAATGGAGATGGAGAATTCGAGAAATATCCGATGTTCAGAACCGGATTGGGGAAATCGGTGGCGTTGAAAGAATCTTCAATTGCAAAAGCATTATCTATCCTCGCCAACGACGACGCTGCCTCTACTGTTACTTCAA GCAAGCTGATTCCAGCGAACAATGGCTGCGGTAGCTCTCTTTTTCAAACAGGCTCTGGGAAAATGGTTAACATATCTTCAGCTGGTCTGGTCAGAGCTAAGACATTGTTGGGACTTGAACACGATAATGAGAATCACAATTTTGAAGGTTTTCAACATCCAAGGAGGTTACCTGCAACTAATGAACCTTATGACTGCCAAAGGTTTTCTCATTCAGGGAAGAAAGAAGATTTGCAAAATTATGGGGTTATGGATGTTACATCAGAACCAAGGCACATGTTAAACTCTAGGAATGGTTTAGTAGGAGGTGAACTAGGCAGTGAAAATGACTCAACTCCAATGCATTCCAAAATGTTTGATTCAGCTCCCAAGCCACCTCCAATCAAGTTTCATACTGCAGGTGGAAGATCATTGTCAGTTTCAAGTGATGCATTGAAGCGTGCAAGGAGTCTTCTTGGTGACCCAGAGCTAGGAAATATCTTCGGTGAAATGGATCAAGAGGTTCCACCATTTACAGTTTACAAGGAGGAAAATTTTAATGATGCTTCATTAAACAAGGAAAACTGTTTCTTTACTTCATTTCCTGTAAGTAAAGACACATCCAAGGATTTCACATCCCCACTGAAATCATCTTTCAAGCAAACAAGGTCCATATTCAATTCAGAAAATTTAAGGTTTGGGAGTAATTTGATTGAAAAATTTGATGCAGTTGAAAGTTCTAGTGCATGTGCATCGGCCATTAATATGCCTTCTCCACAGAATGCTTTGAATTCAATCAATAGGCTTTCTGAGAAAAATTTTGCAACTAACAATTCTTTGCCTAGCGGTTCTGGTTCACAGACTAATTTGCCTAGAAGGTCATTTGGTGGGCCATTGGCTGATATTTCAAATAACATTGCTACATCTCAAACAAATAACAAACAGGTTATGAATGAAAAGAGGAGAATTGGAAGATCAAGTTTTGTTTCTCCCTTCAAAAGACCCCGCTGTTCCAAGATCTCTGCTCCATGGAATAATGATGTTTCCTTGGTAGCAAATG ATGATCATACATGTTGCAATAGGACAGTTTCCACTAAATATCCTTTTCGAGTACCAAGAGTATATATAAAGGAATATTTTGCTGTGCCTCCTTCAGCCTGCAGCACG TTGAAGTGTTTCCCAATCAACGGTAAACAGATCACTCCAGAGAATGCTTATGAGTATTTATTTAAAGATGAAACTGGCTTCAGTCGAATTGGGGCAGAAGCTTTTTATGACATGTTGTCTCATTCTGGAGCTTCTGTGCAACACGTTTCTAAAGA GTGGGTCGCAAATCATTATAAGTGGATTGTTTGGAAACTTGCATGCTACGAGAGGTGCTATCCTTCCAAATGTGCTGGAAAATTTTTAACGGTCTCCAATGTACTTGAGGAATTAAAGTACAG ATATGAGAGGGAAGTCAATCATGGTCAGCGTTCTGCAATAAAGAAAATACTTGAAGGGGATGCTTCGCCTTCTAAAATGTTGGTGCTATGTGTTTCAACAATTCAATCAAATTCTGAACCAAATATGGAGACCAACCTAGAGATAACAAATGGAACTCATTATAGTGGCAATGCAAAAGTGGAACTAACAGATGGGTG GTACTCTATAAATGCTGTTTTGGATGTATTGCTATCAAAGCAGCTTGCTGTTGGAAAATTGTTTGTGGGACAGAAGCTTCGg ATATGGGGAGCAGGACTTTGTGGCTGGGATGGGCCAGTTTCACCCCTTGAG GCGTCCAGTGCAATTAGTTTAGCTTTGAACATGAACGGGACGTTTAGAGCTCACTGGGCTGATCGACTTGGATTTT GTAAAGGTTTTCGTATTCCTATGGCATTTAGGTGTATCAAGGGTGACGGGGGTCCAGTCCCTTTGACTTTAGTTGGAGTCACTCGGATATACCCTGTTCTCTACAAGGAGAG GTTGAGAAATGGGGGATCAATTGTTAGATCTGAGAGGATGGAGAGTAGAATGGTGCAAAAGCACAATCAAAG GTGCTCAGTTCTGGTTGATCATGTTATATCTGAGTACCAAAGAGGGGTCAACAGTTCTTATATCCATAATGACAGTGAGAGTGAAGGAGCAAAAATCTTAAGGATTCTTGAGACATCTGCTGAGCCAGAAGTCCTTATGGCAGAAATGAGCCCGGAGCAACTAACTTCCTTTGCTACATATAAATCAAAACTTGAG GCTACTAGGCAGTTAGAGATGGAGAAATCAATTGAGAAAGCTCTGGCGGAGGCTGGATTAAATGAGCGAGATGTTGTTCCATTCATGAGGGTTAGAGTTGTTGGATTAATTAATAGGAATTATCATGGAAAGGGAAGACCTAAAGAAGGAATAATAACCATTTGGAATCCAACAGAAAAGCAG ATACATATGGCTGAAACAGGAAAGTGA